A single window of Pogoniulus pusillus isolate bPogPus1 chromosome 11, bPogPus1.pri, whole genome shotgun sequence DNA harbors:
- the LRRC45 gene encoding leucine-rich repeat-containing protein 45, with translation MAAQADPDPGTGRRCCTLTSDEDLQHLRHQQLRVAVNCNDKVLMGDGSPRPSARARPPPPPRYLGSCCRGSGGGAAGPRSPAREGELVSGARQSSPRPEPPARSRRTFLKPSSRSSMAPPLPASRKRAPRGGVAASAVPLASAPRAAGTGTAAAAMEEFRQAYARLCAAPQEAVLRRLRERGAAPGRGCLDLAAQSLSLETCGALGRLLPGAAPFTELVLGDCGLSEEGVKLLLHGLCSNSTVKSLDLKGNNLRTVGAEALGKLLQQNRSIRSLILEWNNLGVWKEGFSLFCQGLEANNVLQRLDLRNNQINHQGAGELAMALKENACLQELDLRWNNIGLLGGRALLNCLCSNKTLKKLELAGNNVPSDILKAVEQAVDHNRDRATILSEIQNRTHILTKEVLSLKDEKTRQFLDMMDTIDRQKEEITKSGRVSAARLCQLQEALDEQHSIMNSLKAKLQMTEAALTLSEQKANNLKEQLKVVKQEQASMAERHSKELQQQKQEGAAREDKLLRDLSAASEKNLLLRNQVDELERKCKVQQDQLFQLKQDLTNTTAELKLRAVQAEERLEMEKKRFKQSLEDVESLRVKEVDHMTQHIETSERSMQDRIQRLEAIRIALEEELSQVKAAALTERGQAEEQLIKVRNQTRLEEQQRFEHLEEKLRMMTEARDEAQNCCLKQKQMVADAQAKANQLSLQADGLRRRLEELQQDLNSKEEEKVTEVNKVKVELQEQIGHLQAERTAQDGLREKIAALERQLKALSSNHREALLDKEGEISILMEKLRIREADISRMKEEEAQRASFLQNAIMTYVQGSPLGTHSSRK, from the exons ATGGCGGCTCAGGCAGACCCCGATCCCGGCACCGGGAGAAGGTGCTGCACGCTCACCTCGGACGAAGACCTTCAGCATCTCCGCCATCAGCAGCTGCGCGTCGCCGTTAACTGCAACGACAAAGTACTTATGGGAGACGGGAGCCCGCGGCCCTCTGCCCGggcccgcccgccgccgccgccgcggtaCCTCGGGTCCTGCTGTCGCGGAAGTGGAGGCGGAGCAGCCGGTCCACGGTCTCCTGCGCGGGAAGGGGAGCTGGTGAGCGGGGCGAGGCAGAGCAGCCCGCGGCCCGAACCCCCCGCCCGGTCCCGCCGCACCTTTTTGAAACCGTCTTCCCGCTCCTCCATGGCGCCGCCGCTGCCCGCCTCCCGGAAGCGCGCGCCGCGCGGGGGCGTGGCCGCCTCCGCCGTTCCGTTGGCGTCAGCGCCGCGTGCGGCCGGTACCGGTACCGCGGCGGCAGCCATGGAGGAGTTCCGGCAGGCCTACGCGCGGCTGTGCGCGGCGCCGCAGGAGGCTGTGTTGCGGAGGCTGCGGGAGCGCGGAGCGGCACCGGGCCGCGGCTGCCTGGACCTGGCGGCTCAGAGCCTCTCGCTGGAGACGTGCGGAGCGCTCGGCCGGCTGCTGCCTGGCGCCGCGCCCTTCACCGAGCTGGTGCTCGGTGACTGCGGCTTGAGCGAGGAAG GTGTAAAACTTCTGTTGCACGGTCTTTGCTCCAACAGCACAGTCAAGTCTTTGGATCTGAAG GGCAATAACCTGCGAactgtgggagctgaggcattgGGAAAACTTCTCCAGCAGAACAGATCCATCAGGAG CTTAATCTTGGAATGGAACAACCTTGGCGTGTGGAAGGAGGGTTTCTCCCTTTTCTGCCAAGGACTGGAAGCAAACAACGTTCTCCAGCGGCTAGATCTACgcaataaccagatcaatcatcaaggggctggagagctggcCATGGCACTGAAAGAAAATGCCTGCCTTCAGGAGCTGG ATTTGCGTTGGAATAATATTGGGCTTCTGGGTGGCCGAGCTTTGCTGAACTGCCTATGCAGCAACAAGACCCtgaagaagctggagctggcagggaaCAACGTTCCTAGTGACATCCTGAAAGCTGTGG AACAAGCCGTGGATCACAACCGAGACCGTGCAACTATCCTGAGTGAGATCCAGAACCGTACTCACATACTCACCAAGGAAGTTTTGAGTCTGAAGGATGAGAAGACCAGGCAG TTTTTGGATATGATGGACACTATAGATaggcagaaagaagaaataacCAAAAGTGGCAG GGTATCTGCAGCACGACTCTGCCAGCTTCAGGAAGCACTGGATGAGCAGCACTCCATTATGAATTCACTGAAGGCCAA GCTGCAGATGACTGAAGCTGCCCTGACTCTGTCTGAGCAGAAGGCAAACAATTTGAAAGAGCAGCTGAAAGTTGTAAAACAGGAACAAGCCAGCATGGCTGAGCGCCACTCAaaggagctccagcagcaaaagcag GAAGGTGCTGCTCGGGAGGACAAGCTTTTGCGTGACTTGTCTGCTGCCAGTGAGAAAAATCTGCTTCTAAGAAACCAG GTGGACGAGTTGGAGAGGAAATGCAAAGTTCAGCAGGATCAGCTATTCCAGTTAAAACAAGACTTGACCAACAcaacagcagagctgaagctgcgggctgtgcaggctgagg AACGCCTGgaaatggagaagaagagatTTAAACAAAGCCTGGAAGATGTAGAATCCCTTCGGGTAAAAGAG GTGGATCACATGACACAGCACATTGAAACCAGTGAACGTTCCATGCAGGACAGGATCCAGAGGCTGGAGGCCATCAGGATAGCTCTGGAAGAG gagctgagccaaGTCAAAGCAGCTGCACTCACTGAGCGAggccaggcagaggagcagttgATAAAAGTCCGGAATCAGACACGGCTGGAGGAG CAGCAGCGATTTGAACACCTAGAAGAGAAGCTGCGGATGATGACTGAGGCACGGGATGAAGCTCAGAACTGTTGTCTTAAGCAAAAACAAATGGTTGCTGATGCCCAAGCCAAAGCCAATCAGCTGAGCCTGCAAGCTGATGGTCTCAGAAGGCGGTTAGAGGAACTTCAGCAG GACCTGAACagtaaggaggaggagaaagtgacAGAGGTGAATAAAGTGAAAGTGGAATTACAGGAGCAGATTGGACACCTGCAGGCTGAACGCACAGCACAGGATGGGCTGAGAGAGAAGATTGCAGCCCTGGAGAGGCAGCTTAAAG CACTATCAAGTAATCACCGTGAGGCACTGCTGGACAAGGAAGGGGAAATCTCTATACTGATGGAGAAGCTGAGAATACGAGAGGCTGACATCTCCAGGATGAAGGAAGAAGAGGCCCAGCGAGCAAGTTTCTTGCAGAATGCCATCATGACATATGTGCAGGGCTCCCCCTTGGGAACTCACAGTTCTAGGAAATGA